From Enterococcus wangshanyuanii, the proteins below share one genomic window:
- a CDS encoding DMT family transporter, which yields MIGYLYLFIAIISEVLATNLLKATVGFTKLIPSITCLIAYGICFYTLSKAINYMPLNVAYALWGAIGIIMITVFSVVYWKEQLNVPTMIGLGFIVIGTVLVNVFGTGH from the coding sequence ATGATTGGATATTTATATCTTTTTATTGCTATCATCAGTGAAGTACTTGCAACGAATTTACTGAAAGCTACAGTTGGATTTACCAAGCTTATTCCCTCGATCACCTGTTTGATTGCCTATGGGATCTGTTTTTATACACTATCAAAAGCCATCAATTACATGCCATTGAATGTGGCGTATGCACTTTGGGGAGCAATAGGGATCATTATGATCACGGTTTTTTCAGTTGTTTATTGGAAGGAGCAATTAAACGTGCCGACAATGATCGGTTTAGGATTTATCGTCATTGGGACGGTTTTGGTCAATGTTTTTGGAACTGGACACTAA